A genomic window from Microbacterium sp. H1-D42 includes:
- a CDS encoding signal peptidase II — MIVVLIDQGTKVWAEAALTERERVPLIGDLLGLQLAYNPGAAFSFGEGFTWVFALLAVAATVTAIVFAFRVQRLGWAIVIGALGGAAASHAGDRLFRDPGFARGHVVDFLAYGNWFIGNIADIVIFAAAITGALLMIRAGDETTK, encoded by the coding sequence GTGATTGTCGTGCTGATTGATCAGGGAACGAAGGTGTGGGCCGAAGCGGCCCTCACTGAGCGTGAGCGCGTCCCCCTAATCGGTGACCTGTTGGGTTTGCAGCTCGCCTACAACCCCGGAGCGGCATTCTCCTTCGGGGAAGGCTTCACCTGGGTGTTCGCGCTGCTAGCCGTCGCCGCCACCGTCACAGCAATCGTGTTCGCGTTCCGAGTACAACGCCTGGGATGGGCAATCGTCATCGGCGCGCTCGGAGGAGCTGCCGCCTCACACGCAGGCGACCGCCTTTTCCGCGATCCGGGATTCGCCCGCGGACACGTCGTGGACTTTCTCGCCTACGGAAACTGGTTCATCGGGAACATCGCCGACATCGTGATCTTCGCCGCAGCGATCACCGGAGCGCTCCTCATGATCCGCGCCGGCGATGAGACCACAAAGTGA
- a CDS encoding HEAT repeat domain-containing protein, whose amino-acid sequence MNENNTTTQVTRLSNSLRAGDASARLQAALTAGIHADDAYLPILIDRCAVEPDFYVRDMLTWAITRHDRTQAVDLLLPELGSASPQARSQALHSLSKLRDPRAWPAITTALLRDADEEVAKTAWRTAAGLAPENERAALARELGRNFGRGDGELRRSLSRAIAMLGPVAEDVVEEASESRDPDVRAHALATAHVMAHPDDSFEAAVVESRRVVALRAAPTIGQD is encoded by the coding sequence ATGAACGAAAACAACACGACTACGCAGGTAACACGACTGAGCAATTCCCTGCGCGCAGGCGATGCGTCCGCTCGCCTGCAGGCTGCTCTCACGGCCGGCATCCATGCAGACGACGCCTATCTACCGATCCTTATCGACCGGTGCGCGGTGGAACCAGATTTCTACGTGAGGGACATGCTCACGTGGGCGATCACCCGACACGATCGCACTCAGGCCGTCGATCTTCTGCTGCCGGAACTCGGCTCGGCGAGCCCGCAGGCTCGCAGTCAAGCGCTGCACAGTCTGTCCAAGCTTCGGGACCCTCGAGCATGGCCGGCGATCACGACTGCCCTGCTGCGCGATGCCGATGAGGAAGTTGCCAAGACCGCATGGCGTACGGCGGCGGGGCTCGCGCCCGAGAATGAACGTGCCGCGTTGGCCCGCGAGTTGGGGAGGAACTTTGGCCGGGGTGATGGTGAGCTTCGGCGGAGCCTGAGTCGTGCGATCGCCATGCTCGGTCCTGTGGCCGAAGACGTGGTTGAGGAGGCCTCAGAGTCCAGAGACCCGGACGTTCGAGCTCACGCCCTCGCCACCGCACATGTCATGGCGCACCCCGACGACAGCTTCGAGGCCGCGGTCGTCGAATCGCGGCGTGTGGTCGCGCTGCGTGCTGCACCTACGATCGGGCAGGACTGA
- a CDS encoding general stress protein, which translates to MSMLNRPMNGSDLGEVIASTRDYEAAQKTVSKLIAGEVPARDIAIVGEGVRTVERVTGKLGYAAAARSGATNGVLIGLVLSAIMLFGNPEAPITLFLGFILVGVALGMIMSLITYAIVRRRRDFASVSQMLADHYEVRVQAASLAKARSVVGPERPTTTRPAVDLSEPPRYGERITPGGAAGAGGAASGAAESGAGAPHTAAAPPPPPLPPAAAPAAPAAAAPAVPDAETSDAVVEGSSDAAGGGSADAAGDAPIDAPADGDGNGQEPPATAR; encoded by the coding sequence ATGAGCATGCTGAACCGCCCGATGAACGGCAGTGACCTCGGCGAGGTCATCGCGTCGACGCGCGACTACGAAGCCGCCCAGAAGACCGTGTCGAAACTCATCGCCGGCGAAGTGCCGGCGCGTGACATCGCGATCGTCGGCGAGGGGGTGCGCACCGTCGAGCGGGTGACCGGCAAACTCGGGTACGCGGCCGCTGCGCGATCCGGTGCGACCAACGGCGTGCTGATCGGCTTGGTGCTCTCGGCGATCATGCTGTTCGGCAACCCCGAGGCGCCGATCACGCTGTTCCTCGGGTTCATCCTCGTCGGTGTCGCGCTCGGCATGATCATGAGCCTGATCACGTATGCGATCGTGCGCCGCCGCCGGGACTTCGCGAGCGTGTCGCAGATGCTGGCCGACCACTACGAGGTGCGCGTGCAGGCGGCCTCGCTGGCGAAAGCGCGCTCGGTGGTGGGGCCGGAGCGTCCGACCACGACGCGCCCCGCAGTCGACCTGAGCGAGCCGCCGCGGTATGGCGAGCGGATCACGCCGGGTGGTGCGGCCGGGGCCGGCGGTGCTGCGTCCGGTGCCGCTGAGTCTGGTGCCGGTGCGCCGCACACGGCCGCCGCGCCGCCGCCGCCGCCGCTTCCGCCTGCTGCCGCGCCGGCTGCTCCTGCTGCTGCCGCGCCGGCCGTTCCCGATGCGGAAACATCGGATGCCGTGGTCGAGGGTTCGTCGGATGCTGCAGGCGGGGGCTCAGCGGATGCTGCCGGCGATGCGCCGATCGACGCACCCGCGGACGGCGACGGCAACGGCCAGGAGCCCCCGGCCACTGCGCGATGA
- a CDS encoding MerR family transcriptional regulator has translation MLIGEVARRSGVSARMLRHYDRIGLVSPSTRTAGDYREYTDADVQRLFHVESLRSLGFSLAQISTTLDTADFAPGKLVEQLAERARAQLETTVELLSRLERVHASEPRHWSDVLRIVELIRGFDSSSASDRQRLALSLDTVDESNSAVLVEALLREKEPNAAGALLWSIARIGDTAVPALSGALKSDGQQRRHRALEALLKIGTPGSLAVVAAQTAHSDPQIRARAHITAGMKGDDRAVPSLVALVAAGDLDIEAGDALEILATDEQVATRIARHASVASSAADTDGRRRLVGMLASMPGAAADSTLELLAADTDAAVAIAAHAHLKARSRR, from the coding sequence GTGCTGATTGGCGAGGTCGCGCGGCGTAGTGGCGTCAGCGCACGGATGCTGCGCCACTACGACCGCATCGGTCTCGTTTCTCCGTCGACGCGCACGGCCGGCGACTACCGCGAGTACACGGACGCGGACGTGCAACGGCTCTTCCACGTAGAGAGCCTCCGCTCGCTCGGGTTCAGCCTCGCGCAGATCTCGACAACCCTCGACACCGCCGACTTCGCACCCGGGAAGCTCGTCGAACAGCTCGCTGAGCGCGCCCGAGCGCAGTTGGAAACGACCGTAGAACTTCTCTCGAGACTCGAGAGAGTGCACGCGAGCGAGCCGCGCCATTGGTCGGACGTGCTGCGCATCGTCGAACTCATTCGGGGGTTCGACTCCAGTAGCGCGTCCGACCGGCAACGGTTGGCCTTGTCGCTCGACACGGTCGATGAAAGCAACTCCGCGGTTCTCGTGGAAGCCTTGCTTCGCGAGAAAGAGCCGAACGCGGCCGGCGCACTCCTCTGGTCGATAGCGCGAATCGGCGATACCGCGGTTCCCGCCCTCAGCGGAGCGCTCAAGTCGGACGGGCAGCAACGACGCCATCGCGCGCTCGAAGCGTTGCTCAAGATTGGCACGCCAGGATCGCTGGCGGTGGTCGCCGCGCAAACCGCGCACTCAGATCCGCAGATCCGCGCGCGGGCACATATCACCGCGGGGATGAAGGGTGACGACCGTGCCGTTCCGTCACTGGTCGCGCTGGTGGCGGCCGGTGACTTGGATATCGAAGCCGGCGACGCGCTCGAGATCCTCGCGACAGACGAGCAGGTTGCGACGCGCATCGCCCGTCATGCGAGCGTCGCTAGCAGTGCAGCGGACACCGACGGGCGCCGCCGCCTCGTCGGGATGCTCGCTTCCATGCCGGGCGCGGCAGCGGACTCGACTTTGGAACTACTTGCCGCCGACACCGATGCTGCCGTCGCGATCGCCGCCCATGCCCACCTCAAAGCTCGATCAAGGCGATAG
- a CDS encoding cadmium resistance transporter — protein MLATIGSAIGLFAATNIDDIVVLTVLFLASSRGKPRPWQIVAGQYLGFITLVVISVIAALGLTIVPDEWVGFLGLIPLGIGIWTLIHGLRRNGDDDDDAKITAVGLWGVAGITIANGADNISLYTPIFRTSTPGDVAIMIVVFLILVAVWCAAGRLIGTNKAVTEGLERVEHWLVPAVFIGLGLFILIESGVIVRLIEVLG, from the coding sequence ATGCTCGCCACCATCGGATCAGCGATCGGCCTGTTCGCGGCAACCAACATCGACGACATCGTCGTGCTCACCGTGCTGTTCCTCGCCTCCAGCCGAGGAAAACCCCGGCCGTGGCAGATCGTCGCAGGCCAGTACCTCGGGTTCATCACCCTCGTCGTCATCAGCGTGATCGCCGCGCTCGGCCTCACCATCGTCCCGGACGAATGGGTCGGCTTCCTTGGCCTGATCCCGCTCGGCATCGGCATCTGGACGCTCATTCACGGCCTGCGCCGCAACGGCGATGACGATGACGACGCCAAGATCACCGCGGTCGGACTGTGGGGGGTCGCGGGTATCACGATCGCCAACGGGGCGGACAACATCTCCCTCTACACGCCGATCTTCCGCACCAGCACGCCCGGCGACGTCGCGATCATGATCGTCGTGTTCCTCATCCTCGTTGCCGTCTGGTGCGCGGCCGGCCGGCTCATCGGCACTAACAAGGCAGTCACCGAGGGGTTGGAGCGCGTCGAGCACTGGCTTGTACCGGCCGTATTCATCGGTCTGGGCCTGTTCATCCTGATCGAATCCGGCGTCATCGTCCGTCTGATCGAGGTGCTCGGGTGA
- a CDS encoding thioredoxin family protein, whose translation MEIELLHIADCPSWVEASRRVAEALSETGHDGLSLRYRLIRTEEDAAGVQFAGSPTITVDGNDLFPGSDRSSELACRIYSTPAGLAGMPTVEQIREAMRAYGD comes from the coding sequence GTGGAGATTGAGCTGCTGCATATCGCTGATTGCCCTAGCTGGGTTGAGGCCAGTCGTCGTGTTGCCGAGGCGCTTAGCGAAACAGGCCACGACGGATTGAGCCTGCGTTATCGACTCATCCGAACAGAGGAAGACGCCGCCGGGGTTCAATTTGCGGGCTCCCCGACGATCACGGTGGACGGAAACGATCTCTTCCCGGGGTCGGATCGTAGTAGTGAGTTGGCTTGCCGCATCTACAGCACACCTGCTGGGTTGGCCGGGATGCCAACGGTTGAACAGATCCGAGAGGCAATGAGGGCCTATGGAGACTGA
- a CDS encoding metalloregulator ArsR/SmtB family transcription factor translates to MLTIASRLDVMNRLGRAMADPTRSRILMTLLEGPSYPAVLSRGLELTRSNVSNHLTCLRDCGIVVAEPEGRQTRYEIADPHLAAALVALVDVTLAVDVHAPCVDSACTVAGCCGAGAGA, encoded by the coding sequence ATGCTGACCATTGCTTCTCGTCTTGATGTGATGAACCGACTCGGCCGGGCCATGGCGGATCCGACGCGTTCCCGGATCTTAATGACGTTGCTCGAGGGACCGAGTTATCCCGCTGTGCTCTCGCGCGGGCTGGAGCTGACGCGCTCGAACGTGTCGAACCACCTCACCTGCCTGCGCGATTGCGGCATCGTCGTTGCCGAGCCGGAGGGCCGTCAGACCCGATACGAAATCGCCGACCCGCACCTAGCTGCTGCCCTCGTCGCACTGGTGGACGTGACGCTGGCTGTCGACGTGCACGCCCCGTGCGTGGACTCGGCGTGCACGGTGGCGGGCTGCTGCGGAGCGGGGGCTGGCGCGTGA
- a CDS encoding alpha/beta family hydrolase: MSIAVPLPNGAVTVTSAWERPAGESRGVVAIAHGAGAGMGHPFLIGFAAALREQGFTTLRFNFPYVEAGRRLPGPAAHAILTWRAVVEWIRAEEADAADSAEPNAPVWACGKSYGGRMASMAAAEGMQVDGLVYLGYPLHPPGRPEKPRVEHLPVVRPPQLFVEGTNDPFVQPLSQLEEAVAACQDARIAWIEGGGHSFEVKGRKRPADQVGASLAPLVGEFIVERGLG; the protein is encoded by the coding sequence ATGAGCATCGCTGTGCCGCTGCCGAACGGCGCGGTGACGGTGACTTCGGCGTGGGAGCGGCCGGCGGGGGAATCACGCGGGGTCGTGGCGATCGCGCACGGCGCAGGCGCGGGCATGGGGCATCCATTCCTCATCGGCTTCGCCGCCGCGCTGCGCGAGCAGGGCTTCACGACGCTGCGGTTCAACTTTCCGTATGTCGAGGCGGGGCGGCGCCTGCCGGGACCGGCGGCGCACGCGATCCTGACATGGCGCGCGGTGGTCGAGTGGATCCGTGCCGAGGAAGCGGATGCCGCAGACTCGGCCGAGCCGAATGCGCCGGTGTGGGCGTGCGGCAAGTCGTACGGTGGCCGGATGGCGTCGATGGCGGCCGCCGAGGGAATGCAGGTGGATGGCCTCGTCTACCTCGGGTATCCGCTGCATCCGCCGGGGCGGCCGGAGAAGCCGCGGGTGGAGCACCTGCCTGTTGTGCGCCCACCTCAGTTGTTCGTCGAGGGCACCAACGACCCGTTCGTGCAGCCGCTGTCGCAGCTGGAGGAGGCTGTCGCGGCATGCCAGGATGCCCGGATCGCGTGGATCGAGGGTGGCGGTCATTCGTTCGAGGTGAAGGGACGAAAGCGCCCGGCCGATCAGGTCGGCGCGTCGCTCGCGCCGCTGGTGGGGGAGTTCATCGTGGAGCGCGGGCTCGGCTGA
- a CDS encoding helix-turn-helix transcriptional regulator — MNTTRITDLRQAAGWTQERLATESGVGLRTIQRLEAGNEASLETLSLVADALRVSVSELFASIDDADFGNRVEALDSRAAEQQSARDRAVAAWRWLYVGIGVVLTVLSLTMGSSGLALFLAYWTGGLVILIALGRIILEPRLDSRYPLSRLDSRYPLSRSKRQLREQRRAPSAKMPAIVEPVS, encoded by the coding sequence ATGAACACAACCCGAATCACGGACCTTCGGCAGGCGGCCGGCTGGACCCAGGAGCGGCTCGCCACTGAGAGCGGCGTCGGGTTGCGGACGATTCAGCGCCTGGAAGCGGGCAATGAAGCGAGCCTGGAGACTCTGTCTCTGGTGGCCGACGCACTGCGCGTATCGGTGAGCGAGCTCTTCGCCAGCATCGACGACGCGGACTTTGGCAATCGCGTGGAAGCGCTCGATTCACGCGCTGCCGAACAGCAGAGCGCCCGCGATCGTGCGGTTGCGGCGTGGCGGTGGCTGTACGTCGGGATCGGAGTGGTTCTGACCGTTCTGAGTTTGACGATGGGGTCGTCCGGCCTTGCGCTTTTCCTCGCTTACTGGACGGGTGGACTGGTGATCCTCATCGCACTCGGCCGGATTATCCTCGAACCCCGCCTTGACTCCCGCTATCCGCTCTCCCGCCTTGACTCCCGCTATCCGCTCTCCCGTAGCAAGCGGCAGCTTCGCGAGCAACGGCGTGCGCCCTCGGCCAAGATGCCCGCGATTGTCGAGCCGGTATCGTGA
- a CDS encoding alpha/beta hydrolase — MESLLEINGTRLFVDERGPAEGRPLLFIHGGPGNSCWDFMSSVGDRFADQGFRVIGVDQRGVLRSDPLPADPPLTVDLLVDDFEQIREQLGIASWAIIGHSSGGAYAFDYALQHPERIDALVLDCPALDTDATDRFRLPQAAAMLDEIGLHDDAAACRRFAALDRPITAEDRTWEAMQPLGSRYLDLFLHDAETRARYEGLMGSAPDDLDWSRGTSHLPLLAEMYRDQPPQLAELSMPSMLVAGETDMVAPPVVRERHRAATGHDVVTVAGAGHFAYVERPEEYVERVAGFLRACPISPEWPVGETEHPR; from the coding sequence GTGGAATCGCTTCTTGAGATCAACGGCACCCGACTGTTCGTCGACGAGCGAGGGCCGGCCGAGGGCCGACCTCTCCTCTTCATTCATGGAGGCCCCGGCAACTCGTGCTGGGACTTCATGTCATCGGTCGGCGACAGGTTCGCCGACCAGGGTTTTCGCGTCATCGGAGTGGACCAGCGCGGGGTGCTGCGCTCGGATCCCCTGCCCGCGGATCCGCCGCTGACCGTCGACCTGCTGGTCGACGACTTCGAGCAGATCCGTGAACAGCTGGGGATTGCGAGCTGGGCGATCATCGGTCATTCCTCGGGCGGGGCGTACGCCTTCGACTACGCGCTGCAGCATCCCGAGCGCATCGATGCGCTCGTACTCGACTGCCCGGCGCTGGACACGGATGCGACCGACCGGTTCCGACTTCCGCAGGCCGCCGCGATGCTCGATGAGATCGGACTGCACGATGACGCTGCGGCGTGCCGCCGATTCGCCGCGCTCGATCGCCCCATCACCGCCGAAGATCGCACGTGGGAGGCCATGCAGCCCCTCGGCTCGCGGTATCTCGACCTGTTCCTGCACGACGCCGAGACCCGTGCGCGCTACGAGGGTCTGATGGGCTCGGCACCGGACGACCTCGACTGGTCGCGCGGGACCTCGCATCTGCCGCTGCTGGCAGAGATGTACCGGGACCAGCCGCCGCAGCTGGCGGAACTGTCCATGCCGTCGATGCTCGTTGCGGGCGAGACCGACATGGTCGCGCCGCCCGTGGTGCGGGAACGGCATCGAGCCGCCACGGGGCATGACGTCGTCACGGTTGCCGGCGCGGGGCACTTTGCGTACGTGGAACGGCCGGAGGAGTACGTCGAACGCGTGGCGGGGTTCTTGAGGGCATGTCCGATCTCACCAGAGTGGCCGGTTGGCGAGACAGAGCATCCCCGGTAA
- a CDS encoding cation-translocating P-type ATPase has protein sequence MSEACGCEHEPAATAGEEHEEAERPWWKDRGIMVPIFSGVAFLGGLILEWSGLEIPALVLFWVGLLLGASTFTPGAIRKLFKGKLGIGLLMTISAIGAVILGYVEEAAALAFLYSIAEALEDKAMDRARGGLRALLKLVPETATVLQGGVSAQVPARELTVGQVMVVRPGERIATDGIVRSGRSSLDTSAITGESIPVEVEPGDVVSAGAINSAGALEVEATAAGTDNSLTTIVELVEKAQTDKGERARLADRIARPLVPGVLILAALVAIIGSLLGDPEVWITRALVVLVAASPCALAISVPLTVVAAIGAASKFGVIIKSGAVFERFGTVRHVAVDKTGTLTRNEPVVTAVLTANGVTEIQALAWAAALEQHSTHPLASAITAAAPGTPAAADVTEQAGHGIDGTIDGSRITVGSPRWLDAGDLVERVATLEEQGMTVVIVHRDGSPVAAIGVRDELRPEVPEVVRTLTGQGVGVTMLTGDNARTARALAAQAGISDVRAELRPEDKATAIGELSKAGPVAMIGDGINDAPALAGADVGIAMGATGSDAAIESADVAFTGHDLRLIPRAFDHARRGRRIINQNIILSLLIITALLPLALFGVLGLAAVVLVHEVAEVIVILNGLRAARTRTPRLES, from the coding sequence GTGAGCGAGGCGTGTGGTTGCGAGCATGAGCCTGCCGCCACGGCGGGAGAGGAACACGAAGAGGCTGAGCGGCCCTGGTGGAAAGACCGCGGGATCATGGTGCCGATCTTCTCGGGTGTCGCGTTCCTGGGGGGTCTGATCCTCGAGTGGTCCGGCTTAGAGATCCCGGCGTTGGTGCTGTTCTGGGTCGGACTACTGCTGGGCGCGTCGACGTTCACGCCGGGCGCGATCCGGAAACTATTCAAGGGCAAGCTCGGCATCGGGTTGCTGATGACGATCAGCGCGATCGGCGCAGTCATCCTCGGGTACGTGGAGGAGGCTGCAGCTCTGGCGTTCTTGTACTCGATCGCTGAGGCGCTCGAGGACAAGGCGATGGACCGCGCCCGCGGCGGGCTAAGGGCACTGCTGAAGCTCGTGCCGGAGACAGCGACGGTGCTGCAGGGCGGTGTCTCCGCGCAGGTGCCGGCGAGAGAGTTGACGGTTGGCCAGGTCATGGTGGTCCGCCCGGGTGAGCGGATCGCGACCGATGGGATCGTCCGATCCGGGCGCTCCAGCCTGGACACATCGGCGATCACCGGGGAGTCGATCCCGGTCGAGGTCGAGCCTGGCGATGTTGTGTCGGCCGGTGCGATCAACAGTGCCGGCGCGCTGGAGGTTGAGGCGACGGCTGCGGGCACCGATAACTCGCTCACGACGATCGTGGAGCTGGTCGAGAAAGCGCAGACCGACAAGGGCGAGCGTGCCCGTCTGGCGGACAGGATCGCCCGCCCACTGGTGCCCGGCGTTCTGATCCTCGCGGCGCTTGTCGCGATTATCGGTTCGCTGCTGGGGGACCCGGAGGTGTGGATCACCCGCGCGCTCGTCGTGCTGGTCGCGGCGTCTCCGTGTGCGCTGGCGATCTCGGTCCCGCTGACGGTCGTCGCTGCGATCGGCGCCGCGAGCAAGTTCGGTGTGATCATCAAGTCCGGCGCCGTTTTCGAGCGCTTCGGCACGGTCCGGCACGTCGCCGTCGATAAGACCGGCACCCTCACCCGCAACGAGCCCGTGGTCACCGCCGTGCTCACCGCGAACGGTGTAACCGAGATCCAGGCGTTGGCGTGGGCGGCTGCGCTGGAGCAGCACAGCACACATCCTCTTGCCTCAGCGATCACCGCCGCAGCCCCGGGGACACCGGCAGCTGCAGATGTGACCGAGCAGGCCGGCCACGGTATTGACGGCACCATCGACGGATCGAGAATCACCGTCGGCAGTCCCCGCTGGCTGGACGCCGGCGACCTCGTCGAGCGGGTCGCAACGCTGGAAGAGCAGGGCATGACCGTCGTCATCGTGCACCGAGACGGGTCACCGGTCGCCGCGATCGGCGTCCGCGACGAGCTGCGACCTGAAGTCCCCGAGGTAGTCCGGACACTCACCGGCCAGGGCGTCGGGGTGACGATGCTCACCGGCGACAACGCCCGGACCGCTCGTGCCCTGGCTGCGCAGGCCGGGATCAGCGACGTGCGCGCGGAGCTGCGCCCGGAGGACAAGGCGACCGCGATCGGGGAACTGTCGAAGGCGGGACCGGTCGCGATGATCGGCGACGGCATCAACGATGCCCCCGCCCTCGCGGGCGCAGACGTCGGCATCGCGATGGGCGCGACCGGCTCCGACGCAGCGATCGAATCCGCCGACGTGGCCTTCACCGGCCATGATCTACGCCTCATCCCGCGGGCGTTCGATCACGCCCGGCGCGGTCGACGGATCATCAACCAGAACATCATCCTGTCGCTGCTGATCATCACCGCCCTGCTCCCGCTCGCACTCTTCGGAGTCCTGGGGCTCGCGGCTGTCGTCCTGGTCCACGAGGTCGCCGAGGTCATCGTGATCCTCAACGGCCTACGTGCCGCCCGCACCCGCACGCCACGACTGGAAAGCTGA
- a CDS encoding YdcF family protein produces MSDPRPPRRAAMAVAAAACVAWLWAESIDLRANRRGLGAETGLSHRRRRTDAVVVLGYRNRGERANFVNRFRVRAGIRSLDPAASTSRLVLCGGAVGGETPEAIVMQKYAREELGFRGAIALDLDSRSTWENVTNAIPHIEHADTIKIVSNGPHAEMGREILWQQRPDLAARLVRGAEHRFGEAPVLKILSALRIVQARLSGSRVSRARAPR; encoded by the coding sequence GTGTCCGACCCACGACCTCCCCGGCGCGCCGCCATGGCTGTCGCCGCCGCAGCCTGCGTCGCGTGGCTCTGGGCCGAGTCGATCGACCTGCGAGCGAACCGACGGGGGCTCGGCGCCGAGACCGGCCTCAGCCATCGCAGAAGACGAACCGATGCGGTGGTCGTGCTCGGCTACCGCAACCGCGGCGAGCGCGCCAACTTCGTCAATCGGTTCCGCGTGCGGGCGGGCATCCGATCCCTCGATCCTGCAGCGTCGACGTCACGGCTCGTGCTCTGCGGCGGCGCCGTCGGCGGTGAGACGCCCGAGGCGATCGTCATGCAGAAGTACGCGCGCGAGGAGCTCGGTTTCCGCGGCGCCATAGCCCTCGATCTCGACAGCCGCTCCACGTGGGAGAACGTCACCAACGCCATCCCTCATATCGAGCACGCCGACACCATCAAGATCGTCTCCAATGGGCCGCACGCCGAGATGGGGCGAGAGATCCTGTGGCAGCAACGCCCCGATCTCGCCGCACGTCTCGTCCGTGGCGCAGAGCACCGTTTCGGCGAGGCACCGGTGCTGAAGATCCTCAGCGCGCTGCGAATCGTGCAGGCCCGACTCAGCGGATCGCGCGTCAGCCGAGCCCGCGCTCCACGATGA
- a CDS encoding HNH endonuclease signature motif containing protein: MRGTHQFVGAGLIATRSTRVAGQDGLAQTRGHRTPAALVQQITGVGYAEAQRHVRLGLAILETDAARGSTRDDGSDSQRPHDHDPGCNGTGSPGSNDAADHDDSGAGRPGSDGSDGDKPAGDESEAGDAGTGAADGGEHSGRRIPWHAPLSTALMQGRISPAQQDAIQRGLGQPIEDSDDTHAAWTAAAEQLLADAAERTVEELRIQARAIRDQLDPEGAARRFAERYERRSFRTWIDADGRERGHIEFEDEGAAWMRAIRDAALRPRRGGPRFVGSDEVREARDLAADSRTNDQLFYDLLIDLLHAGALADAKDVFGTRQAGVRLVQVQGADGVPTSARTEDYGMPVPFASVQQRMCESGAARVTIDSSGNPLDVGREHRLFTPRQRIALAIRDGGCRWRGCDRPASYCEAHHIDEWHAEGGRTDVARGILLCRHHHMQLHHNSWRITRDGTDDFLLHPPGGKPPICLRPRTALVAAWAGIDPPPKRFRPVA; this comes from the coding sequence ATGCGCGGAACGCATCAGTTCGTCGGCGCTGGCCTGATCGCCACCCGTTCGACGCGTGTGGCCGGACAGGACGGGCTCGCGCAGACTCGTGGGCATCGCACGCCGGCAGCCCTCGTGCAGCAGATCACCGGCGTTGGCTACGCCGAGGCCCAGCGACACGTGCGACTGGGGCTGGCGATCCTCGAGACGGATGCCGCGCGGGGCAGCACACGTGACGACGGCTCAGACTCGCAGAGACCACATGACCATGACCCTGGCTGCAACGGCACTGGCAGCCCTGGCAGCAATGACGCAGCGGATCATGACGATTCGGGTGCCGGAAGGCCCGGCTCAGACGGGTCGGACGGCGACAAACCGGCCGGTGACGAGTCGGAGGCTGGTGATGCTGGCACTGGTGCTGCTGACGGTGGTGAGCATAGTGGTCGGCGAATCCCCTGGCACGCGCCGCTGTCGACCGCGCTGATGCAGGGGCGGATCTCACCCGCCCAGCAGGACGCGATCCAGCGCGGTCTCGGCCAGCCGATCGAGGACTCTGACGACACGCACGCCGCCTGGACGGCAGCGGCCGAGCAACTCCTCGCAGATGCTGCAGAACGCACCGTCGAGGAGCTGCGCATCCAAGCACGTGCGATCCGGGACCAGCTCGATCCTGAGGGCGCGGCGCGCCGGTTCGCGGAACGGTACGAGCGACGCAGCTTCCGCACGTGGATCGATGCCGACGGGCGCGAGCGCGGACACATCGAGTTCGAAGACGAAGGTGCTGCCTGGATGAGGGCCATCCGTGACGCAGCTCTCCGCCCACGGCGCGGTGGCCCGCGGTTCGTGGGCTCCGATGAGGTGCGGGAGGCCCGAGATCTGGCCGCCGACTCGCGAACGAACGATCAGCTGTTCTACGACCTGCTCATCGACCTGCTGCACGCGGGCGCTCTCGCTGACGCGAAGGACGTGTTCGGCACCCGCCAGGCGGGAGTGCGACTCGTGCAGGTGCAGGGCGCCGATGGCGTACCGACCAGCGCGCGCACCGAGGACTACGGCATGCCGGTGCCGTTCGCGAGCGTCCAACAGCGCATGTGTGAGAGCGGAGCCGCACGGGTCACCATCGATTCCTCCGGAAATCCGCTCGACGTCGGCCGAGAGCACCGACTTTTCACACCCCGGCAACGTATCGCCCTCGCCATACGCGACGGCGGATGCCGCTGGAGGGGCTGCGATCGGCCCGCGTCGTACTGTGAAGCCCATCACATCGACGAGTGGCATGCAGAAGGCGGCAGAACAGACGTCGCTCGTGGCATCCTGCTCTGCCGCCATCACCATATGCAGTTGCATCACAATAGCTGGCGCATCACACGCGACGGCACCGACGACTTCCTGCTTCATCCGCCGGGCGGCAAACCACCCATATGTCTGCGCCCCCGCACAGCCCTTGTAGCGGCGTGGGCGGGCATCGACCCACCGCCGAAGCGATTCCGGCCCGTGGCGTGA